In Comamonadaceae bacterium OS-1, a single window of DNA contains:
- the ubiA gene encoding 4-hydroxybenzoate octaprenyltransferase gives MNSPRLYLQLIRWDRPAGWLLLLWPTLSALWIASGGFPGWHLLLVFTLGTILMRSAGCCLNDVADREFDKHVKRTAQRPVTSGALSVGAALRFGALLALAAFALVLTTNAVTVVWSFAALAVAVVYPYAKRYVSMPQAVLGVAFSFGIPMAFSAVQGGPPWQVLFAAGWADFSLAKLTASVPPVAWVLLLGNLFWVLAYDTEYAMVDRDDDLKIGMKTSAITLGRFDVAGVMAFYGIYLLIWVLALIPYALGATFYIAIAVAALQALWHWTLIRHRTRDGCFKAFRLNHWVGCAVFVGVAGSYALG, from the coding sequence ATGAACTCTCCCCGTCTCTACCTCCAGCTGATCCGCTGGGACCGCCCCGCCGGTTGGCTGCTCTTGCTGTGGCCCACGCTCAGCGCGCTGTGGATTGCGTCCGGGGGCTTCCCCGGTTGGCACCTGCTGCTGGTCTTCACCCTGGGCACCATCCTGATGCGCAGCGCGGGCTGCTGCCTGAACGACGTGGCCGACCGCGAGTTCGACAAGCACGTCAAACGCACGGCCCAGCGCCCGGTGACCAGCGGCGCGCTGTCGGTGGGTGCCGCTCTGCGCTTCGGCGCGCTGCTGGCCCTGGCCGCGTTTGCACTGGTGCTGACCACCAATGCGGTCACCGTGGTCTGGTCCTTCGCCGCGCTGGCCGTGGCCGTGGTCTACCCCTACGCCAAGCGCTATGTGTCCATGCCGCAGGCCGTGCTGGGCGTGGCCTTCAGCTTCGGCATCCCCATGGCCTTTTCTGCCGTGCAGGGTGGGCCGCCATGGCAGGTGCTGTTTGCCGCCGGGTGGGCGGACTTTTCGCTGGCTAAATTGACGGCCAGCGTGCCGCCGGTGGCCTGGGTGCTGCTGCTGGGCAACCTGTTCTGGGTGCTGGCCTACGACACTGAATACGCCATGGTGGACCGCGACGACGACCTCAAGATCGGCATGAAAACCTCGGCCATCACCCTGGGCCGTTTCGACGTGGCCGGCGTCATGGCCTTCTACGGCATCTATTTGCTGATTTGGGTGTTGGCGCTTATTCCATATGCGCTAGGCGCTACTTTTTACATAGCAATCGCCGTAGCGGCCCTGCAAGCCCTGTGGCACTGGACCCTGATCCGCCACCGCACCCGCGACGGCTGCTTCAAGGCCTTCCGGCTGAACCATTGGGTGGGGTGTGCGGTGTTTGTGGGCGTGGCCGGGAGCTACGCCTTGGGCTGA
- the malL_3 gene encoding oligo-1,6-glucosidase, with amino-acid sequence MAQPWWKSSVAYQIYPRSFCDSNGDGVGDLPGITSKLDYLHTLGIDVVWLSPIYPSPNDDGGYDISDYRAIAPEYGSMADFDAMLAQMHQRGIRLMMDLVVNHTSDEHAWFTEACKSRDNPYRNYYIWRDPAADGGPPNNWEAAFSGSAWEFHAPTGQYYLHMFSKKQPELHWENALVRAEVHGLMRFWLDKGVDGFRMDVINMVSKTYAADGSLQDAPVVRPGFLQPAFTLVTNGPRLVEYLQEMRREVLDHYDTITVGEAPNATLRQGVDITHPETGALGMLFQFEHMDLDSVPGHGEGKWALRKLQLSDLKTSLSRWQDGLAGRGWNSLYLSNHDQPRPVSRFGDDGAYRVQSAKMLATLLHGMQGTPYVYQGEELGMTNKPYASVDDCYDLESRNMFRTATQERGIDPAVALQAIRTKGRDNARTPMQWSAAAHAGFTTGTPWQPVNPNFTAIHSEAALADVDSVFHYYRTLIALRKTHPVLVEGRYELLLAEHPEIYAYLRILGRKRWLVACNFYGGTPVLALPYRAARRVIGNYPAAGGDLQSMVLRPFEAVIFQLV; translated from the coding sequence ATGGCCCAGCCGTGGTGGAAAAGCAGCGTCGCGTACCAGATTTACCCGCGTAGTTTTTGCGACAGCAATGGCGATGGCGTGGGCGACTTGCCCGGCATCACCTCCAAGCTGGACTACCTGCATACGCTGGGTATCGATGTGGTGTGGCTGTCGCCCATCTACCCCTCGCCCAACGACGACGGCGGCTACGACATCAGCGACTACCGCGCCATTGCACCCGAGTACGGCAGCATGGCCGACTTTGACGCGATGCTGGCGCAGATGCACCAGCGCGGCATCCGGCTGATGATGGACCTGGTGGTGAACCACACCTCGGACGAGCACGCCTGGTTCACCGAAGCCTGCAAATCCAGAGACAACCCTTACCGCAACTACTACATCTGGCGCGACCCGGCGGCCGACGGCGGCCCGCCCAACAACTGGGAGGCCGCTTTTTCCGGTTCGGCCTGGGAGTTCCATGCGCCCACCGGTCAGTACTACCTGCACATGTTTTCCAAAAAGCAGCCCGAACTGCATTGGGAGAACGCGCTGGTGCGCGCCGAGGTGCATGGTCTGATGCGCTTCTGGCTGGACAAGGGCGTGGACGGCTTTCGCATGGACGTGATCAACATGGTGTCCAAAACCTACGCGGCGGACGGCAGCCTGCAAGATGCCCCGGTGGTGCGGCCCGGCTTTTTGCAGCCCGCCTTCACCCTGGTCACCAACGGCCCGCGCCTGGTCGAATATTTGCAGGAAATGCGGCGCGAGGTGCTGGACCATTACGACACCATCACCGTGGGCGAAGCGCCCAACGCCACGCTGCGCCAGGGCGTGGACATCACCCACCCCGAGACCGGTGCCTTGGGCATGCTGTTCCAGTTCGAGCACATGGATCTGGACTCTGTGCCCGGCCACGGCGAAGGCAAATGGGCGCTGCGCAAGCTGCAACTCTCGGATCTCAAAACCAGCCTGTCGCGCTGGCAGGACGGCCTGGCGGGCCGCGGTTGGAACAGTCTGTACCTGAGCAACCACGACCAGCCCCGGCCCGTGTCCCGCTTCGGCGACGACGGCGCGTACCGCGTGCAATCCGCCAAGATGCTGGCCACGCTGCTGCACGGCATGCAGGGCACGCCCTACGTGTACCAGGGCGAAGAGCTGGGCATGACCAACAAGCCTTATGCGTCGGTGGACGACTGCTACGACCTGGAGTCGCGCAACATGTTCCGCACCGCCACGCAAGAGCGCGGCATAGACCCCGCGGTGGCCCTGCAGGCCATCCGCACCAAGGGCCGCGACAACGCCCGCACGCCCATGCAGTGGAGTGCGGCAGCCCATGCCGGTTTCACCACCGGCACACCGTGGCAGCCGGTCAACCCCAATTTCACCGCCATCCATAGCGAGGCTGCGCTGGCCGATGTGGACTCGGTCTTCCACTACTACCGCACCCTGATCGCCCTGCGCAAGACGCATCCGGTGCTGGTCGAGGGGCGCTACGAATTGCTGCTGGCCGAACACCCGGAGATCTACGCCTACCTGCGCATCCTGGGCAGAAAACGCTGGTTGGTGGCGTGCAATTTCTACGGCGGCACGCCGGTGCTGGCCCTGCCGTACCGCGCGGCGCGGCGCGTGATCGGCAACTACCCCGCGGCGGGCGGCGATCTGCAGAGCATGGTGTTGCGGCCTTTCGAGGCGGTGATTTTTCAGTTGGTGTGA
- the rhaR_4 gene encoding HTH-type transcriptional activator RhaR, which produces MQQKPERRGLKSLEAENARNSAEKALWMRQQLRHSMACLLADSLPVRPCGGQRVADLRGEGHFHLVPELFLQTGGRTCFTLPHGPLELHAGEALLMPPRMLHAETTVGGDFSNIVVYADGTALTCHLATETSPGRPGIDHLESRQHAHAARIHDWLADAAALGGDAEDADARLQVRALLASACAGVLRVLDDAAPRTQPEPPLVARVRMWVNNQLGDHALNVTALAAQAGCTPEYLSHVFSQTTGGHLIAHINRQRMDRAAHLLAETDLAGKEVAWACGFTTPSYFIQTFRQQFGATPQQWRAKRRMELGDTAPS; this is translated from the coding sequence ATGCAACAAAAACCAGAGCGCCGCGGCCTCAAATCCCTGGAGGCCGAAAACGCCCGCAACAGCGCCGAAAAAGCCCTGTGGATGCGCCAGCAACTGCGCCACAGCATGGCCTGCCTGCTGGCCGACAGCCTGCCCGTGCGCCCCTGCGGCGGGCAGCGGGTGGCCGACCTGCGCGGCGAAGGCCACTTCCACCTGGTGCCCGAATTGTTTTTGCAAACCGGTGGCCGCACCTGCTTCACCCTGCCCCACGGCCCGCTGGAGTTGCACGCGGGCGAGGCCCTGCTGATGCCGCCGCGCATGCTGCATGCCGAAACCACCGTGGGCGGCGATTTCAGCAACATCGTGGTCTACGCCGACGGCACCGCCCTCACCTGCCACCTCGCCACCGAAACCTCGCCCGGCCGCCCCGGCATCGACCACCTGGAGTCGCGCCAGCACGCGCACGCCGCCCGCATCCACGACTGGCTGGCCGATGCCGCCGCGCTGGGTGGCGATGCAGAAGATGCAGATGCCCGGCTGCAGGTGCGCGCCCTGCTGGCCAGCGCCTGCGCAGGCGTGCTGCGGGTGCTGGACGATGCCGCGCCGCGCACCCAGCCCGAGCCGCCCCTGGTGGCCCGCGTGCGTATGTGGGTCAACAACCAGCTGGGCGACCACGCCCTGAACGTCACCGCCCTGGCCGCGCAGGCCGGGTGCACGCCCGAATATTTGTCGCACGTGTTCAGCCAGACCACCGGCGGCCACCTGATCGCGCACATCAACCGCCAGCGCATGGACCGCGCCGCCCATCTGCTGGCCGAGACCGACCTGGCGGGCAAAGAGGTGGCCTGGGCCTGCGGCTTCACCACCCCCAGCTACTTCATCCAGACCTTCCGCCAGCAGTTCGGTGCCACGCCGCAGCAGTGGCGGGCCAAACGGCGCATGGAACTGGGCGACACTGCACCCTCTTAG